aactcaaataaaactcaaatcaaaaccaaatcgATACTAATGCTAAccaaagaaattcaattctaacacacGAATAAGAATAACAGTGGATGTCTATTCTTAGTTTTGCATTGGTTTTGACAGTggaaatacataacttaatttagtttttctttaatatttagtcTTGTAACTAATACTTGTTAGTCGTACTTATTGTAACATGACTCAATacatttagattatgatcattttcattatggcttTGCGATTTCATAAtcctttttgttgaatattttagtacaatgtccTCATTCATCtccattttgtgttatttttttaagaaacgcCTTAGTTAGATATTTGTATCTTGCTAAgacaaaagaaatatttgaagcataagttatatgttttgtatgaagaatTTACCGGAAAAAGCCCGAAAAATTCGAAAAACCCAaagttgaaaaacccgacttttgttggtttggtttggtttgtaaATTCAAAAAACCCGACACAATTgatttgatatttgaaaaacccgaaccaacccgatccatgtacacccctattACCAACATGGAATAAGATAATCCCACAATTTATCCTAGAATTATAATCCCTTATCCCAtcaaccaaatgacccctatAGTTTTGTGCAGGCTTAAATTAATGGAATAACATAACAATGAGGATTTATGTAGCCCACCCTAATTGAGGCGCAACAATTTTTGTTGTCTAATAACAATAGCTAGTACATATTCCAAATTAATCTACCTAGAATTTGGAGAGGTCCATGCAGATGCAGTGAACAAACTAGTATCCTTGCACCCTAGCCTTAATGTTCCATCACCTTGCACTAAGCTATAACCATGAGCTGGTGGGAACATATTCAATATCAATTGAGCTTGTGCCATTGAATTTGTACTCATTGGCACTTGCATGAATCCACTTTTTGATAGCTCACTTCTCCAATGCCTAAATTTGTCCTCTCCATTTCTTGCAGGCCCTCCAATGGCTAATATGTTATTAATTTCTCTGTAAAGCAGGCCATGTTCCACGTCGTGCCTGCTTGAATCATCACTCTCGAGGAAAGCTCCTAATGAGTCGAAAATGGTTGAGTAGTAATGGAGAGATCCCACGAATCGGTCCAAGAAACTACCCCCTAGTGTTATTTCTTGTTCTACTAGTGTTATAATTCTTGGTGATAGTTCTTGGAGAAGTCTCATTGTTTTCCAATCTGGGCCAGTGGCATCATACAAGGAATGTTGTAGCCAATGTATGGCTATAGCCTCTCCTCTCCTGATTTGCAACGTGGATATGTCGATTTCCCCTGTTTTTTTCCCTATTGGATGGAACTCGAATGACATACCAAGGCGTTTGGCGAAATTGGAGAGTTGTTTCCCTGTCTCAATCAAAAGTTCCATTGATGTCCCCATTCCTGTCATTGTGACATGTGGAGGACCTTCCATGCGAGTGGCGAGGATCTGAAACAAAGCCGGCCATTGTAGACCTTGCATGATGTCCACGTCGATGATATGGACTCTATCTCGACGATGGAATGCCTCAAGGATTGCTTGGTTTGAGGTGAAATGTGCAAATTTTATGAATGGTGAGATGTTGTTGAAGACTTGAAAAGCACCATGGACActcttgtaattgatcaaaggGGAACATATTCCTAGCCATGAGTTGATGACTCTACTAGCCATGGCTTTGGCAAAGTAGGCCACTACCCTTTCAGCACAAGATGGTCCATATGGAGAAGCCATTTGTGTTAGCTCAAGCAACATT
This portion of the Lycium ferocissimum isolate CSIRO_LF1 chromosome 1, AGI_CSIRO_Lferr_CH_V1, whole genome shotgun sequence genome encodes:
- the LOC132069271 gene encoding protein SCARECROW-like translates to MIKGGSEVIHQHGPLDHIIQQPNEQWDCANVVGFTGISSAPSYPSKQIVENRGDNPERNELSQWVEHVTRQLIEDLPENETEGLQTNGIGTTYQDVNNIVPALLAELRPKKIARINSSEGIGQPQHQRSSHDDHLAKGENNTNRNETAGNKGMNGLEDQGLNLITLLLECAVAISVDNLGEAHRMLLELTQMASPYGPSCAERVVAYFAKAMASRVINSWLGICSPLINYKSVHGAFQVFNNISPFIKFAHFTSNQAILEAFHRRDRVHIIDVDIMQGLQWPALFQILATRMEGPPHVTMTGMGTSMELLIETGKQLSNFAKRLGMSFEFHPIGKKTGEIDISTLQIRRGEAIAIHWLQHSLYDATGPDWKTMRLLQELSPRIITLVEQEITLGGSFLDRFVGSLHYYSTIFDSLGAFLESDDSSRHDVEHGLLYREINNILAIGGPARNGEDKFRHWRSELSKSGFMQVPMSTNSMAQAQLILNMFPPAHGYSLVQGDGTLRLGCKDTSLFTASAWTSPNSR